A stretch of DNA from Staphylococcus equorum:
ATAATAAAATTTTTATTTTGCAAAGCCTTGAAATTAAATTATTTTGATTTAGGGTATTGTCAAAGTAATAAAAATTATTTGAATTGTAAAGTGATATAACAATGATTGTAAGTATTTACAAAGCAAGTGTGTTGCAGAAAGGGTGCGTAATGATGACAATTAGAAAAGCAAACCAAGAAGAGTTGAAAATAATCAATGAAACGGTACCGACCGTGTTTAAAGAAGCAATAACAGCAGAGTTTGACTTATCAGATCATGCGATGAGATCAGCGTCAAAACAATTAATAAATGAAGGTGCTGAGTATTATGTATTAATAGAAGAAGGACACATGAAAGGTTTCGTGCTTATAGATGACAAAACAGATTATTTTATTCAAGAAGAGTATGGTTTTATATATGAGTTGTATGTATTTGATGAATATAGAAGGCACGGGGTCGCTGAAGAATTAATACAATTTGTCGGCGAGTATTTTAAAGCGAAAAATATCAAAGAAGTAAGGCTGAATGTTTTTGCGAATAATTTTGCTAAAAAATTATACGAAAAAATGGGTTTCTGTGATAGAAATATAACAATGTCTATGCAAATAACAGATTAGAGTAATTTACGATTTTGCACTCGTGAAGTTTAAGTGGATGAATTGCATTTAATTAAAAAGAGTATAATAGATTTTTTGGAAAAGTGTATCCTTATATTAAGTTTTTGATGAAGTATTGTTAATGATTATTTAAGTTCTCGTTGGTATTCATTTCATTCTCAAACAGATGATTTGTAACTTGAAATAAATTGAGTATAATTTGTTTTTGTTAAAAATAGTTAAGGAGAAATGAATAATGATTAATAACGACTTTGAAGATATAGTAATGAATAGAAAATCTGTAAAACTTTTTGATGAGCAAGTCAAAATATCAACCTCAGAGATGGATGAAATGATTCAAAAAGCAACAAAGGCACCATCATCAGTCAATATGCAACCATGGCGCTTTTTAGTTGTAGAGAGTGAAGAAGGTAAAGATAAATTACGCCCGCTTATACGCTTTAATACACGTCAAAATGATTCTTCGTCCGCAATGGTAGTTATCTTTGGGGATATGCAAAGTCATGAATACGGTGAGGAAATCTATAATAACGCTGTCAAGCAAGGATTAATGCCCGAAGATGTGAAAGATGAATTACTTGGGAAAGTATTACCTTTCTATAGAAGTTTAGAAAAAACTGAAATGAACGATATTATAAAAATTGATAGTAGTCTAGCTGCTATGCAATTCATGTTAGTTGCCAGAGCTTATGGTTATGATACGAATCCAATAGGTGGATTTGAAAGTGATCAAATAGCCGCAGCCTTTGATATCGATTCAGAACGTTATGAACCTGTTATGATTATAGCAATAGGAAAAGCAAAAAATCCTGCTCATGGTTCATATCGTTTACCAGCAGAAACAATTACTAAGCACGTATAATATTATAAGCTGAATCCAATTGGGGCTGAGACATAAATATCCCATTCTCAAATTAAAAGCAGCAATCTATTAGTTTCTAATGGATTGCTGCTTTTCTATGTTAAAATATTCCGATTTTGAAAGCGCATGCTTGCCTGGGGTATGGGAGTGGGACAGAAATCTAATTTTTCTAATAAGATTTCGTCGTCCCACCCCGGCAAAGATGACTAGAAGTGAAACAAGCTTAATATTATACGCGCTTTCACTTCAGTCATCTACTGCCAATATAGCAATAGAGTTGAGATATTATTTGTTTTACAGACTCATACTATTCCCCTAGGCGTCAGAGCTTTATAAAATCGGTACAATTATATAAATTTATAAAAAAATTAGCCACTTTCGTATAATAAAGTTACTCTAACATAACTTTAAAACGAGGTGTCTTATGTATAAAACTTATAATATGACTCAGTTAACACTACCAATGGAAACTGAAATTTTGATTCCTAACAATGATATCGCACATGCAGTTAATCAAATTGTTGAAACAATTCTAGAAACAGAATTCTACGAATTCAATCACTATGAAGAACTCATACAAACAGAGATTTTACCTAAGCTCTTATTATATTGTTAAGGAAGTTTGAGTATATTGTAAATCCTCTATAATATTTTGAGATATTTAATTATAATAGAATTAATATATGTAAAGTGAAACTTATTTGAAATGGTCAAAGGGGGGAAGCTATGTGGAAATATAGAATAATGATGACAATGTTATTTACTGTTTTTATATTTTTTAGTGGATTATGCTTGCATGACCAAAAGCAATTAGTAGATAAAGTTTCATTTTATGCAGTTGGAGATAATTTAATTCATCCAGTAGTTTATCAGGATGCGTTACAAGTTGATGGTAATTTCGACTTTAAACCTATGTATGAATACTTAGAAAAAGATATTGAATCTGCAGATATTTCTTATATAAATCAAGAATCACCAATTGGTGGAGATGAAAAAGGATTTTCAGGCTTCAAACAATTTAATACGCCGACGGATATAGCGGATGATATCGTTGATGTGGGATTTGACATTGTTAACGGTTCGAATAACCATACGCTTGATCAAGGAACCGATGGATTGCGGAATGAGATAAATTTATGGAAACAATTTGACGATATCTTATATACTGGCGCGTTTAATTCACAAAAAGCGAGAGATCATATACCTGTTGTTGAGAGAAATGGAATCAAAGTTGCAATATTAAGTTATACATATGGCACAAATGATATTTCTCCTGAAAAACCGTATCATATCAATTATTTTGATGAAGCTCAGATTAAAGAAGATGTAGCGAAAGCTAAAACACAAAGTGATGCGGTTATTGTGTCGGCACATTGGGGAAGTGAAGGCAAACATGAACCAACGCGTAAACAGAATAAATATGCTGAAGTATTTGCAAATGCAGGCGTAGATGTTGTAATTGGGACACATCCTCACGTCATTCAACCTATAGAATGGGTAAAAGGAAAAGACAATCATAAGACGCTAATAGCTTATTCCCTGGGAAATTTTTTGAATGGGCAAAGTACAGGTGATGAAAGTAATGTATTAGGAGGTAATATTCGTTTTAATATTGAGAAATTGCCCAAGGGCGTAACGATTAAAAATGTTAAATGGCAGTCTTTAATTACGCATTATGAAATAGCCAATCCACTTGATGACAACACACGACATAGTTTTAAAATGTATCCACTTAAAAGATACGATGATAAGTTAGCAAAACGCCACGCACTAAGCTATGATGACGAAAATGATGTTACGAAAGAACGTTTAGAAACAATTACTAAAGATGTCATCGATAAACAATATTTAACTCCGGATAGTTATTAATATAGGTCTGTTAAAATATTTTAATGATTAGAGGGATCTTCCAAAAAATTGGAAATCCCTTTTTTTATGAGTAAAACTATTATTTACTTTTTAGTGTATGACTTTTTTAGCTAAATAAGTGATGTATTTGAAGAAAGCGTCATGTTCAACGTGATCTACTAGTGAAATAGGTCTACCATTCACATCGTCAATATACGTTTGTCCTTGGCTAGCTCCTTCAGTATGTACAGACACATTCACACTGTGTTGTTGAACAAGTTCAGGCATGCCAACGTAAGCTGTTGTTAATACGTCCCATAAGAAGTAAGTGGAATTCGTTTGGAAGTGTGTTAATGGTGGGACAGCAGCATAGCTTACACCTAAGAAGTCTACACCAGGATAATGACGTTCGTTTGCCCATGCTTGTCTAACATCCCATGTCATAGGTACTTGATTCGTGCTTTCTAAAGCTACCATTTCTATTTTGATATTCGTATCAAATACAATTTGCACAGCTTCGGGATCCCAAAAAGCATTCCATTCAGCTGTTCCATCATGTTCAGGTTCTTCAACGTTACCTTTATCTAAAAATGTACCCCCCATCCATACAAGGCAATCGATATTCTGAACAATAGTAGGCTCTACTGTGATAGCTTTGGCTAAATCTGTTAAGGGACCTGTAAAAAGTAAAGTGACTTTTTGGGACGGAGCTTGTAATTTAACTATAATATCTTGGTAGGCAGGTTGCTTTAATAATAAAGAGTGTTGGTTTGATGGTTCATTTAAAATAGGTAACGCATCCATAAAAAATGCGTGCATACGCCAATCTTTTGGAAAAGGATGTTTACCGCGCTCTTTTGAAGCGGCAACATGTATTGGTTGGTCAGAGAAGCGGTTAATTATTTTTTGAGATGCACTTACTGCTGGTTCGATATAACTATCTGCACCAATTGCGCTTACACCAATAAGCTCTATATCATCCATTTGTATTAATAGAAATAATGAAATGAGATCATCTACACCACCATCATGGTTAAAGTAAATTTGTTTCATAATTTGAATGCCTCCATATGTTCATTTTATGAGGCTATTATACCAAAGAAAACAATATGTAGCGTTCTGAAAAATTAATTTAAGAATGATTTTTGGGGTGTAAAAAGTATTTATATAACATAATGTGATTTAAAATAAACTGTTTTTGTTTAATTGAATTAATTTTAAAATCCATAAAGTCCAATGTTATGGGAATTATAATGAATATAGAGATTAAAGTAGGTCACTGTATCGCTTTGATATATAAGTAATTATGCATTTTAAATGTAAAATACAAGGAACATTAAATCTAAATTGTTTAAAAATTTGTACACAGGTTATGTTATGTTATATTGATAGACAAAAATTAAGGGGTGTTTTTTTTGTGAAGTTTAAAAAAGAAAAAGTTAATAGGGTAGATTCCGATCAAGCTAAAAAAAGTGTAGTTGCCACAGGTATTGGTAACGCAATTGAGTGGTTTGACTTCGGGTTATATGCGCAATTAGCGGTAGTTATAAGTGCCAATTTCTTTGGTAATTTACCGCAAGAGATGCAAATTGTATCTACATTTGCTGTATTTGCTTTTGCATTTATAGTACGACCGATTGGTGGTATCTTCTTCAGTCATATAGGGGACAAATATGGACGGAAAGTTGTATTATCATCAACAATATTACTTATGGCAGCTTCAACATTGATGCTTGGGTTACTACCAACGCAAGATCAAATCGGTATATGGGCGCCAATTCTATTACTTGTAGTACGTATGATTCAGTCATTTTCAACTGGTGGAGAGTACGCT
This window harbors:
- a CDS encoding GNAT family N-acetyltransferase produces the protein MMTIRKANQEELKIINETVPTVFKEAITAEFDLSDHAMRSASKQLINEGAEYYVLIEEGHMKGFVLIDDKTDYFIQEEYGFIYELYVFDEYRRHGVAEELIQFVGEYFKAKNIKEVRLNVFANNFAKKLYEKMGFCDRNITMSMQITD
- a CDS encoding nitroreductase family protein; this encodes MINNDFEDIVMNRKSVKLFDEQVKISTSEMDEMIQKATKAPSSVNMQPWRFLVVESEEGKDKLRPLIRFNTRQNDSSSAMVVIFGDMQSHEYGEEIYNNAVKQGLMPEDVKDELLGKVLPFYRSLEKTEMNDIIKIDSSLAAMQFMLVARAYGYDTNPIGGFESDQIAAAFDIDSERYEPVMIIAIGKAKNPAHGSYRLPAETITKHV
- a CDS encoding CapA family protein, with amino-acid sequence MWKYRIMMTMLFTVFIFFSGLCLHDQKQLVDKVSFYAVGDNLIHPVVYQDALQVDGNFDFKPMYEYLEKDIESADISYINQESPIGGDEKGFSGFKQFNTPTDIADDIVDVGFDIVNGSNNHTLDQGTDGLRNEINLWKQFDDILYTGAFNSQKARDHIPVVERNGIKVAILSYTYGTNDISPEKPYHINYFDEAQIKEDVAKAKTQSDAVIVSAHWGSEGKHEPTRKQNKYAEVFANAGVDVVIGTHPHVIQPIEWVKGKDNHKTLIAYSLGNFLNGQSTGDESNVLGGNIRFNIEKLPKGVTIKNVKWQSLITHYEIANPLDDNTRHSFKMYPLKRYDDKLAKRHALSYDDENDVTKERLETITKDVIDKQYLTPDSY
- a CDS encoding nucleoside hydrolase, producing MKQIYFNHDGGVDDLISLFLLIQMDDIELIGVSAIGADSYIEPAVSASQKIINRFSDQPIHVAASKERGKHPFPKDWRMHAFFMDALPILNEPSNQHSLLLKQPAYQDIIVKLQAPSQKVTLLFTGPLTDLAKAITVEPTIVQNIDCLVWMGGTFLDKGNVEEPEHDGTAEWNAFWDPEAVQIVFDTNIKIEMVALESTNQVPMTWDVRQAWANERHYPGVDFLGVSYAAVPPLTHFQTNSTYFLWDVLTTAYVGMPELVQQHSVNVSVHTEGASQGQTYIDDVNGRPISLVDHVEHDAFFKYITYLAKKVIH